A part of Solenopsis invicta isolate M01_SB chromosome 2, UNIL_Sinv_3.0, whole genome shotgun sequence genomic DNA contains:
- the LOC120356926 gene encoding uncharacterized protein LOC120356926 — translation MVGSNDDIPAVEKFHHLKSSLTGDAARHIANVPAFILVHFIIRRLDPETREAWKLRQGIATDPATFRELDDFLDGRICALEVIAPGNSSKTVKAAKTLATKPASRVNATNSFCDGSHFIDSCNEFAAKPTEDRREFVVSKRLCANCLGNHRLTECKSAKRCRLCGGHHHTLIHRASATSSVAMQPGQGAASKASSSAVALAVATGSGAISLYVSGCRLDAPAMTLLSTVRVRVLNRSGQAIEARALLDFGAELSLVRELFAQLLRCPRHHPSIPLLGVGSLPSYTTRGALTLRLQSCVDPTFEFDAAAYVVPRVMSRAPGEEVNPTAWSQLCNLPLADPTWYKPGPVDLILGSDVLSHLFGETFRRGTLRQPVAQYSKLGWVIYGPSGVVPNLSTPTALPSHGISNCPDHELETLLRQFWMQEEVALASQSAFTEDEAQCEAHFRDTYPVALSIRPIHCPPTV, via the exons ATGGTCGGCTCCAACGACGACATCCCTGCGGTGGAAAAATTCCATCACCTCAAGAGCAGCCTCACCGGGGATGCCGCTCGGCATATCGCAAACGTTCCG GCTTTCATCTTGGTTCACTTTATTATTCGTCGTCTCGATCCCGAGACGCGCGAAGCGTGGAAGCTGCGTCAGGGTATAGCCACGGATCCGGCAACGTTCCGCGAGCTCGACGACTTTCTAGATGGGCGCATTTGCGCTCTAGAGGTGATCGCTCCCGGGAATTCTAGCAAGACTGTCAAAGCCGCAAAAACGCTCGCAACAAAGCCCGCCTCGCGCGTTAACGCCACCAACTCTTTCTGTGACGGTTCTCACTTCATCGACTCCTGTAACGAATTCGCTGCCAAACCGACGGAGGATCGACGCGAGTTCGTTGTATCAAAACGCTTGTGCGCAAACTGCCTCGGCAATCACCGGTTAACCGAATGCAAGTCCGCTAAGCGATGTCGGCTCTGCGGTGGGCATCATCATACTCTCATTCATCGCGCGTCCGCGACCTCGAGTGTCGCAATGCAGCCTGGTCAAGGTGCCGCGAGCAAGGCCTCATCCTCCGCTGTGGCACTTGCTGTCGCCACGGGCTCGGGCGCTATCTCGCTTTACGTGTCCGGTTGTCGCCTGGATGCGCCCGCGATGACGTTGCTGTCCACCGTTCGCGTCCGCGTCTTGAACCGCTCCGGACAGGCGATTGAAGCGCGCGCTCTTCTTGATTTCGGCGCAGAGCTCAGTCTTGTCCGTGAATTGTTCGCGCAACTTCTACGGTGTCCTCGTCATCACCCGAGTATTCCTTTACTCGGAGTCGGATCGTTACCATCGTACACCACGCGTGGTGCACTCACTCTACGATTGCAGTCCTGCGTCGATCCCACGTTTGAGTTCGACGCTGCTGCTTACGTTGTGCCTCGCGTGATGAGCCGGGCGCCAGGAGAGGAGGTGAACCCGACTGCATGGAGCCAACTGTGTAATCTGCCTCTGGCCGATCCAACCTGGTATAAGCCTGGACCGGTGGACCTGATCCTTGGCTCGGACGTCCTTAGTCATCTATTCGGCGAAACCTTCCGTCGTGGTACTCTGCGACAACCCGTCGCGCAGTATTCCAAGCTCGGCTGGGTAATATACGGCCCGTCTGGCGTAGTACCAAACCTGTCTACGCCCACTGCATTGCCGTCGCATGGCATTAGCAATTGCCCAGACCATGAGCTCGAAACTCTACTTCGCCAATTCTGGATGCAGGAGGAAGTCGCACTCGCATCACAATCCGCATTCACAGAGGATGAAGCTCAATGTGAAGCGCATTTTCGTGACACTTACCCCGTGGCGCTCTCCATCAGGCCGATACATTGTCCGCCTACCGTTTAA